Proteins from a genomic interval of Arvicola amphibius chromosome 10, mArvAmp1.2, whole genome shotgun sequence:
- the LOC121677333 gene encoding histone H2A type 1-C-like, with amino-acid sequence MQGPSLTLEPASHRLVSISHSAGVIESPVWEAVLEYLKAEILELAGNAARDNKKTRIIPRHLQLAIRNDEELNKLLGRVTIAQGGVLPNIQEVLLPKKTESHHKAKGK; translated from the exons atgcagggtccctcactgaCCCTGGAACCAGCAAGTCACAGActtgtctccatctcccacagtgctggggtcatAG AGTCACCTGTGTGGGAAGCCGTGCTGGAGTACCTGAAGGCGGAGATCCTGGAGCTGGCTGGCAATGCGGCCCGCGACAACAAGAAGACGCGCATCATCCCGCGCCACCTGCAGCTGGCCATTCGCAACGACGAGGAGCTCAACAAGCTGCTGGGCCGCGTGACGATTGCGCAGGGCGGCGTCCTGCCCAACATCCAGGAGGTGCTGCTGCCCAAGAAGACCGAGAGCCACCACAAGGCCAAGGGAAAGTGA